The Desulfuromonas sp. genome has a window encoding:
- a CDS encoding type II/IV secretion system protein, with amino-acid sequence MGIARGIPKRLGELLLQKGLVNEDQVAQAVRLQTESSKRMGQILIERGWVAEADLLRLLSEQFALPFIALRPGMFDPVAVGLLNKETARRLEVLPLFRVRGVLSVATGDPQAIPKFDEVEARTGLKVRPVLARSGEIRKSIEEAYAGSGTISDYVEDVEEDFELVDSQLLKDYAAIDEMAEGSPVVNLVNAMIQRAVREGASDIHIEPSRTVCRVRFRIDGLLYEVMTPRIEMHAAIVSRLKVIANLDIAERRLPQDGRIQVATQGRMVDLRFSSLPGIFGEKVVLRVLDKNSSVLDINKLGMTPGNLGLFKGLLGKSNGLILVTGPTGSGKSTTLYAAISNLNSREKNIVTIEDPVEYQLDIVNQNQVKESIGLGFAMMLKHVLRQDPDIIMVGEIREHQTAEIAVQAALTGHLVLSTLHTNDAAGALTRMLDMGIEPYLLSSALIGVIGQRLVRTICPGCKTSFVPDKKVAALLGAEEGNLRLARGRGCPACYDSGYKGRIGIHEILPADSDLQRLMNAHPSREQVEAYVGERGIKTLLDDGYDRVRRGQTTVEEIARAVNSGM; translated from the coding sequence ATGGGTATTGCCAGGGGAATTCCAAAACGCCTGGGCGAGCTTCTCCTCCAGAAGGGTTTGGTCAATGAGGACCAGGTCGCTCAGGCCGTGCGCCTGCAGACCGAGTCCAGCAAGCGGATGGGGCAGATCCTCATCGAGCGGGGCTGGGTCGCCGAGGCCGACCTGCTGCGCCTGCTCAGCGAGCAGTTCGCCCTGCCCTTCATCGCCCTGCGCCCCGGCATGTTCGACCCCGTGGCGGTGGGGCTCCTCAACAAGGAGACCGCCCGCCGCCTCGAAGTGCTCCCCTTGTTCCGGGTGCGGGGGGTCCTTTCGGTCGCCACCGGGGACCCCCAGGCGATCCCCAAGTTCGACGAGGTCGAGGCCCGCACCGGGCTCAAGGTGCGGCCGGTGCTGGCCCGGTCCGGGGAGATCCGCAAGAGCATCGAGGAGGCCTACGCCGGCAGCGGCACCATCAGCGACTACGTGGAGGACGTGGAGGAGGATTTCGAGCTGGTCGACAGCCAGCTCCTGAAGGACTACGCGGCCATCGACGAGATGGCCGAGGGCAGCCCGGTGGTCAACCTGGTCAACGCCATGATCCAGCGGGCGGTGCGCGAGGGGGCGAGCGACATCCACATCGAGCCGTCCCGCACCGTCTGCCGGGTGCGCTTCCGCATCGACGGCCTGCTCTACGAGGTCATGACCCCGCGCATCGAGATGCACGCCGCGATCGTCTCCCGGCTCAAGGTCATCGCCAACCTCGACATCGCCGAGCGGCGCCTCCCCCAGGACGGCCGCATCCAGGTCGCCACCCAAGGGCGCATGGTCGACCTGCGCTTCAGTTCCCTTCCCGGCATATTCGGCGAGAAGGTGGTCCTGCGGGTGCTCGACAAGAACAGCTCCGTGCTCGACATCAACAAGCTCGGCATGACCCCGGGAAACCTCGGCTTGTTCAAGGGGCTGCTGGGCAAGAGCAACGGCCTTATCCTGGTCACCGGCCCCACCGGCAGCGGCAAGAGCACCACCCTGTACGCCGCCATCAGCAACCTCAACAGCCGGGAGAAGAACATCGTCACCATCGAGGACCCGGTGGAGTACCAGCTCGACATCGTCAACCAGAACCAGGTCAAGGAGTCGATCGGGCTCGGCTTCGCGATGATGCTCAAGCACGTGCTGCGCCAGGACCCGGACATCATCATGGTCGGGGAGATCCGCGAGCACCAGACGGCGGAGATCGCCGTTCAGGCGGCCCTCACCGGCCACCTGGTCCTCTCCACCCTGCACACCAACGACGCCGCCGGGGCCCTGACCCGGATGCTCGACATGGGGATCGAGCCTTATCTCCTCTCCTCGGCCCTGATCGGGGTCATCGGCCAGCGCCTGGTGCGCACCATCTGCCCCGGGTGCAAGACGAGCTTCGTCCCCGACAAGAAAGTGGCGGCACTGCTCGGCGCCGAGGAGGGGAACCTGAGGCTGGCTCGGGGCCGGGGCTGTCCCGCCTGCTACGACTCGGGCTACAAGGGGCGGATCGGGATCCACGAGATCCTCCCCGCCGACAGCGACTTGCAGCGGCTCATGAACGCCCACCCCTCCCGGGAGCAGGTCGAGGCCTATGTCGGGGAGCGGGGGATCAAGACCCTGCTGGACGACGGATACGACCGGGTCCGGCGGGGTCAGACCACGGTCGAGGAGATTGCCCGCGCGGTTAACTCCGGGATGTGA
- a CDS encoding STAS domain-containing protein — protein sequence MNGMLQTRVGMTTYLTPAGAIGEAGEMAALKQAVEEHLRLHQGNLVLDLGRTPSVQSAALESLLDIHDELARAGGSLQVTNANALLRDIFLVSGFSDYVEVSD from the coding sequence ATGAACGGAATGCTGCAGACCCGGGTCGGGATGACCACCTACCTGACCCCGGCGGGGGCGATCGGGGAGGCGGGGGAGATGGCGGCTCTGAAACAGGCCGTGGAGGAGCACCTGCGCCTTCACCAGGGCAACCTGGTTCTCGACCTGGGGCGGACCCCGTCGGTCCAAAGCGCAGCCCTGGAATCCCTGCTCGACATCCACGACGAACTGGCCCGGGCCGGAGGCTCCCTCCAGGTGACCAACGCCAACGCCCTGCTCCGGGACATCTTCCTGGTGAGCGGCTTCAGCGACTACGTCGAGGTGAGCGACTAA
- a CDS encoding HD domain-containing phosphohydrolase, with the protein MADTVLRDLDFSACGRLFSSLVGDGHALAVCDREGGPLWAGDPPGSERLEAALKRFGQERGFAASEGNIGRLELGSEGTLLVHPIASEGEAALGWLAALAEEPDLAEERAGRLREALGQLASGLERECQLNMELDGMAGELAERYEELNLVYGLSGIAKDYGQGEELFKPLLKLCTQFLRVDLAVFLRSEKELTFHAGDPKRPLSDIDLVLARLQGEVYHFVASGRETAIINRPDDPKRAYLYSDSSHKILATPILVKQKVQAILVLIRADDRPDFSNSDRNLVEVLADQAGILIRDMDIFQEMKLFTEQMVLALIEAVDAKDPYTRGHSERVNLYAMEIGREIGLAGEDLQILYWSSLLHDLGKVGIPDRVLSKPQELDRDENFLIRGHAERGFEILNHVMRLHYALPGIRYHHERFDGSGYPYGLKGKAIPLQARIIAVADTYDAMTSSRAYRPARSHEEAMAEMERVSGSQLDMDIVAVWFELVRSRPEIISTLNPVDKVAQ; encoded by the coding sequence ATGGCTGATACGGTTCTCAGGGATCTCGATTTTAGCGCCTGCGGGCGCCTCTTCTCCTCCCTGGTCGGAGACGGCCACGCTCTGGCGGTCTGCGACCGGGAGGGGGGGCCGCTCTGGGCGGGGGACCCTCCCGGTTCGGAGCGCCTGGAGGCTGCTCTGAAACGCTTCGGCCAGGAGCGGGGCTTTGCTGCCTCGGAGGGGAACATCGGCCGTCTCGAACTCGGAAGCGAGGGCACGCTGCTGGTTCATCCCATCGCATCCGAGGGCGAAGCGGCCCTCGGATGGCTGGCCGCCCTCGCTGAGGAGCCTGACTTGGCCGAAGAGCGGGCAGGTCGGCTTCGAGAGGCGTTGGGGCAGCTCGCGTCCGGCCTGGAAAGGGAGTGCCAGCTCAACATGGAGCTTGACGGGATGGCTGGGGAACTGGCCGAACGCTACGAGGAACTCAACCTCGTTTACGGCCTGTCCGGAATCGCCAAGGACTACGGCCAGGGCGAAGAGCTCTTCAAGCCCCTGCTGAAGTTGTGCACCCAGTTCCTGCGGGTCGATTTGGCCGTCTTTCTGCGCTCCGAAAAGGAATTGACCTTTCATGCCGGCGACCCCAAGCGGCCCCTCTCCGACATCGACCTGGTCCTCGCCCGCCTGCAGGGGGAGGTTTACCACTTCGTCGCCAGCGGGCGGGAGACCGCGATCATCAATCGACCCGACGATCCCAAGCGCGCTTACCTCTATTCGGATTCCAGCCACAAGATCCTGGCCACCCCGATCCTGGTCAAGCAGAAGGTTCAGGCGATCCTGGTGCTGATCCGCGCCGACGACCGCCCCGATTTCTCCAACAGCGACCGCAACCTGGTGGAGGTGCTGGCCGACCAGGCCGGCATCCTGATCCGGGACATGGACATTTTCCAGGAGATGAAGCTCTTCACCGAGCAGATGGTCTTGGCCCTGATCGAGGCCGTTGACGCCAAGGACCCCTATACTCGGGGACACTCGGAGCGGGTCAACCTCTATGCCATGGAGATAGGGCGCGAGATCGGTTTGGCCGGGGAGGACCTTCAGATTCTCTACTGGTCGTCCCTCCTTCACGATCTGGGCAAGGTCGGCATCCCCGACCGGGTCCTCTCCAAGCCCCAGGAGCTCGACCGGGACGAGAACTTTCTCATCCGGGGCCATGCTGAGAGGGGTTTCGAGATCCTCAACCACGTGATGCGGCTGCACTACGCTCTGCCCGGCATCCGCTACCACCACGAGCGCTTCGACGGCAGCGGCTACCCCTACGGTCTCAAGGGAAAGGCCATCCCCCTCCAGGCCCGGATCATCGCCGTCGCCGATACCTACGACGCCATGACCAGCTCCCGCGCCTACCGACCGGCACGCTCTCACGAAGAGGCCATGGCCGAAATGGAGCGGGTCTCCGGTTCCCAGCTCGACATGGACATCGTCGCCGTGTGGTTCGAGTTGGTGCGAAGCCGCCCGGAGATTATCAGCACCCTGAACCCCGTCGACAAGGTGGCCCAATGA
- a CDS encoding response regulator, with translation MKRILIVDDEPHVLRVLRYALEREGYRIETARDGAAALKRIAEAPPDTMITDLMMPGMTGRQLCQELHRIDPRRSFPIWVMTSRAERSDREWMDAIPNLEFMEKPVSPRFLLSKLEAVHG, from the coding sequence ATGAAACGCATTCTCATCGTCGATGACGAGCCCCATGTGCTGAGGGTCCTGAGATACGCTCTGGAGCGGGAGGGCTACCGGATCGAAACCGCCCGCGACGGGGCGGCGGCGCTGAAGCGAATCGCCGAGGCTCCCCCCGACACCATGATCACCGACCTGATGATGCCGGGAATGACCGGCCGGCAGCTCTGCCAGGAACTGCACCGCATTGACCCACGGCGCTCCTTTCCGATCTGGGTGATGACCTCCCGGGCGGAGCGTTCCGACCGGGAATGGATGGACGCCATCCCGAACCTGGAGTTCATGGAGAAGCCGGTCAGCCCCCGGTTCCTCCTCAGCAAACTGGAAGCTGTCCATGGCTGA
- a CDS encoding PAS domain-containing sensor histidine kinase, which translates to MNNRLSRFLFFKGGASPAAGRERLGLAIIFACLVVSAVILVFVLNLHRDTRMMQYRAEGQRLMHVFPKIPMEAHAQGLLLRSILQASSGVERDSNFAYLAVFDAEGHLRDEVIRPGVLVPAFAFSRDPSTWYSERVTQGSEGGPEILEFSAPLFNEGELAGLIRLGFLVPGFGLGGAGWDILPLLALPVLLLGAFFYYLFKRETRPIEELNTQLQQLLEGSSPVKRVSIKKSGTMQEVLGRLNILLEHDGTRIRELEQKQMSQLTADRVLLYKKESLEAILEVLPEGVLVVDGTLAATFANRRFETLLGCGRRDVLGRGYSEWCTDPALSAFFAGLKGSRGGLHRAKLDYQPQQLPDRTVAVHAFPLVSRGAEGISLGTLVVFRDVTSEVLAKKARSEFVTHLAHEIKSPLNVMRMYSELLLDNKGEKEFSIEAVNTIYDEVERLSTLINSLLSISKIEMGSLSLERQRIKLLDLLRDTFQAASRNGRGADLRLHIDLPHEMSHVAIDKDLFRIALNNLLTNAIKYNRPGGSVTLAAEETEGFITIRVRDTGVGIAAEDRERIFDKFFRSSREEIRDLPGHGLGLPLARSIVELHQGRLSVESEPGKGTEFTIALNKGRGLIMEAI; encoded by the coding sequence ATGAATAACAGGTTGTCCCGGTTTTTATTTTTCAAGGGAGGTGCATCGCCGGCTGCCGGCAGGGAGCGGCTCGGACTTGCGATCATCTTCGCCTGCCTGGTGGTTTCGGCGGTGATTCTCGTTTTCGTTCTGAACCTTCATCGGGACACCCGGATGATGCAGTACCGGGCCGAGGGGCAGCGCCTGATGCACGTCTTCCCAAAGATTCCCATGGAGGCTCATGCCCAGGGCCTTCTGTTGCGGAGTATTCTGCAGGCCTCCTCCGGCGTGGAGCGGGATTCCAACTTCGCTTACCTGGCGGTGTTCGACGCCGAGGGACACCTGCGCGACGAGGTCATCCGCCCGGGGGTGCTGGTCCCCGCCTTCGCCTTTTCCCGAGATCCGTCCACCTGGTACTCGGAGCGAGTCACGCAGGGCAGCGAAGGCGGACCGGAGATTCTCGAGTTCAGCGCCCCCCTGTTTAACGAGGGGGAGTTGGCCGGGCTCATTCGGCTCGGTTTTCTCGTTCCGGGCTTCGGCCTTGGCGGTGCGGGTTGGGACATCCTTCCCCTGCTGGCCCTCCCGGTCCTTTTGCTCGGGGCCTTTTTCTACTATCTGTTCAAGCGCGAGACTCGCCCCATCGAGGAACTGAACACCCAGTTGCAGCAACTCCTGGAGGGAAGCAGCCCGGTCAAGCGCGTCAGCATCAAGAAGTCCGGGACCATGCAGGAGGTGCTGGGGCGCCTGAATATCCTGCTCGAACATGACGGGACGCGCATCCGAGAGCTGGAGCAGAAGCAGATGAGCCAACTCACCGCGGACCGGGTGCTGCTGTACAAAAAAGAGAGCCTTGAGGCGATCCTGGAAGTACTTCCCGAAGGGGTGCTGGTGGTCGATGGCACCCTGGCGGCGACATTCGCCAACCGCAGGTTTGAAACGCTCCTCGGATGCGGCCGCAGGGACGTGCTCGGCCGGGGCTACAGCGAATGGTGCACGGACCCCGCCCTGTCTGCTTTTTTCGCCGGGCTGAAGGGCTCCCGGGGAGGGCTGCACAGGGCCAAGCTCGACTACCAGCCGCAGCAGCTGCCCGACCGGACCGTGGCGGTCCACGCCTTTCCCCTCGTCTCCCGGGGGGCCGAGGGCATCAGCCTCGGCACCCTGGTGGTGTTCCGGGATGTCACCTCCGAGGTCCTTGCCAAAAAGGCCCGCAGCGAGTTCGTGACCCACCTGGCCCACGAGATCAAGTCTCCCCTCAACGTGATGCGCATGTACAGCGAACTGCTGCTGGACAACAAGGGAGAGAAAGAGTTCAGCATCGAGGCGGTGAACACCATTTACGACGAGGTCGAGCGCCTCAGCACCCTGATAAACAGCCTGCTCAGCATCTCCAAGATCGAGATGGGAAGCCTCTCCCTGGAGCGTCAGCGGATCAAGCTCCTCGACCTGCTGCGCGACACCTTTCAGGCCGCGAGCAGAAACGGGCGGGGGGCCGACCTGCGTCTTCACATCGACCTGCCCCACGAAATGAGCCATGTGGCCATCGACAAAGACCTCTTCAGGATCGCTCTCAACAACCTGCTGACCAACGCCATCAAGTACAACCGGCCCGGCGGCAGCGTGACTCTCGCGGCAGAGGAGACCGAGGGTTTTATTACTATCCGGGTGCGGGATACCGGCGTCGGCATCGCGGCCGAGGACCGGGAGCGGATCTTTGACAAGTTCTTCCGCTCTTCCCGGGAGGAGATCCGCGACCTGCCCGGCCACGGTCTGGGTCTGCCCCTGGCCAGAAGCATCGTCGAGCTGCATCAGGGGCGGCTCTCGGTGGAAAGCGAGCCCGGCAAGGGGACTGAATTCACCATCGCCCTGAACAAGGGGCGCGGTCTGATCATGGAGGCCATCTGA
- a CDS encoding acyl-CoA dehydrogenase family protein — MSEQGGNEKRSLEVAEAARESAWQRPSFVGELFMGRLRADLIFPFPEQGEADRRAGDEILERVRAFLAEKVDADRIDREKEIPPEVIEGLRELGLFGIKLPEDYGGLGLSQVNYNRIIQLVASHCASTAVMLSAHQSIGVPQPLKMFGTDEQKAKYLPRLAAGAMSAFALTEPEVGSDPSSMTTVATPVEDGAAYLINGQKLWITNGPVAELLIVMARTNDPAEERPEITAFIVEGSAEGLGVEHRCDFLGLKGVQNGLLAFKDVRVPKENILGGPGEGLRLALRTLNTGRLTLPAACGGAMKQAIAMAGRWAKERRQWGAPVGHHEAVAAKLATMSAETYAVESLTWLTSSLADREETDIRLEAAMAKLFCSEALWRTVDAGLQVRGGRGYETADSLRGRGEPAMPMERLLRDARINLIIEGTSEIMHLFIAREALDPHLKIAGASATSGKVDYQGAAKFYGLWYPALWLPRFATPGEVVLPRRLARHLRFVERGARRLARDLFHMMVLHRQGLQKRQMVLARLVDTGAELLAMSAALAKASSPRAHPGEEELADLFCRQSRRRVGDLHRAVYCNDDRFAYRTARQVLAGAYPWLKENILSTWDDGAGGP, encoded by the coding sequence ATGAGCGAACAGGGTGGAAATGAAAAGCGCTCTCTCGAAGTGGCCGAGGCGGCCCGGGAAAGCGCGTGGCAGAGGCCGAGTTTTGTCGGTGAGCTGTTCATGGGGAGGTTGCGGGCCGACCTGATCTTTCCCTTTCCGGAGCAGGGAGAGGCGGATCGCCGGGCCGGGGACGAAATCCTCGAACGGGTGAGGGCCTTTCTGGCGGAAAAGGTCGATGCCGACCGTATCGACCGGGAGAAGGAGATTCCCCCCGAGGTGATCGAAGGCCTGCGCGAACTCGGGCTGTTCGGGATCAAGCTTCCCGAGGATTACGGCGGGCTGGGTCTCTCCCAGGTCAACTACAACCGCATCATCCAGCTGGTGGCCAGCCACTGCGCCTCCACCGCGGTCATGCTCTCGGCCCACCAGAGCATCGGGGTGCCCCAGCCCCTCAAGATGTTCGGCACCGACGAGCAGAAGGCGAAGTACCTGCCACGCCTCGCGGCGGGGGCGATGAGCGCCTTCGCCCTGACCGAGCCGGAGGTCGGCTCCGACCCCTCCAGCATGACCACGGTCGCGACCCCGGTCGAAGACGGCGCCGCCTATCTCATCAACGGCCAGAAGTTGTGGATCACCAACGGTCCGGTCGCCGAACTGCTGATCGTCATGGCCCGCACCAACGACCCGGCGGAGGAGCGCCCTGAGATCACCGCCTTTATCGTGGAAGGAAGCGCCGAGGGGCTGGGCGTGGAGCACCGCTGCGACTTCCTGGGCCTGAAGGGGGTTCAGAACGGGCTGCTCGCTTTCAAGGACGTGCGGGTGCCGAAGGAGAACATCCTGGGCGGCCCCGGCGAGGGGCTGCGCCTCGCCCTGCGCACCCTCAACACCGGGCGCCTGACCCTGCCGGCGGCCTGCGGCGGGGCCATGAAGCAGGCCATCGCCATGGCCGGCCGCTGGGCCAAGGAGCGCCGCCAGTGGGGGGCCCCCGTCGGCCACCACGAGGCGGTTGCGGCCAAGCTCGCCACCATGAGTGCCGAGACCTACGCGGTGGAGAGCCTCACCTGGCTGACCTCGTCCCTGGCCGACCGGGAGGAGACCGATATCCGTCTCGAGGCGGCGATGGCCAAGCTCTTCTGCTCCGAGGCCCTGTGGCGGACCGTGGACGCCGGGCTTCAGGTGCGCGGGGGACGCGGGTACGAAACCGCCGATTCCCTGCGAGGCCGGGGAGAGCCTGCCATGCCCATGGAGCGGCTGCTGCGCGATGCGCGGATCAACCTCATTATCGAGGGGACGAGCGAGATCATGCACCTGTTCATCGCCCGCGAGGCCCTCGACCCGCATCTGAAGATCGCCGGCGCCTCGGCGACCTCCGGCAAGGTGGATTATCAGGGGGCCGCCAAGTTCTACGGCCTCTGGTATCCGGCCCTGTGGCTGCCCCGCTTCGCCACCCCGGGAGAGGTGGTCCTGCCCCGACGGCTGGCCCGCCATCTGCGCTTCGTGGAGCGCGGCGCCCGGCGCCTGGCCCGGGATCTGTTCCACATGATGGTCCTCCACCGTCAGGGGCTGCAGAAGAGGCAGATGGTCCTGGCGAGACTGGTCGACACCGGGGCGGAGCTCTTGGCCATGAGCGCGGCTCTGGCAAAGGCCTCCTCGCCCCGGGCCCACCCCGGCGAGGAGGAGCTGGCCGACCTGTTCTGCCGCCAGAGCCGCCGGCGCGTCGGTGATCTGCACCGGGCGGTCTACTGCAACGATGACCGGTTCGCCTACCGCACCGCCCGCCAGGTTCTGGCCGGGGCCTACCCCTGGCTGAAGGAGAACATCCTGAGCACCTGGGACGACGGAGCAGGAGGACCATGA
- the cysS gene encoding cysteine--tRNA ligase — protein MSLRLFNTLTRQKEEFRPLQPGKVGMYVCGVTVYDYCHIGHARANIVFDIIYRYLRYAGYEVNYVRNYTDVDDKIINRANERGIDSRELAEEFIRAFDKDMAALGLDLPTHQPKATEHIPEILAIIEKLIDKGLAYASGGDVYYAVDSFPGYLKLSGRNMEEMQAGARIAPGEQKRNPMDFALWKGAKPGEPAWESPWGSGRPGWHIECSAMSMKYLGASFDIHGGGKDLVFPHHENEIAQSEGANDKPFVKYWMHNGFVNVNQEKMSKSLGNFFTIRDILQKFDPEIVRFFILSAHYRSPIDFSDQNLKEARQGLSRFYEGLQTAAAAVDGCPEGEATSDEGARLEAKFREAMDDDFNTALAIGHLFEGVRAMNRIAATKKFRKKPDLVSAVRDLHDALLRLGAVLGIFLSDPAGWLQKQKFAALESLDVTAEEIDALIAERLQARGEKDFARSDEIRDGLAARGIELLDSPGGTDWKVK, from the coding sequence ATGAGCCTGCGCCTTTTCAATACCCTGACCCGCCAGAAGGAAGAGTTCCGCCCCCTGCAGCCCGGCAAGGTGGGCATGTACGTGTGCGGCGTGACCGTCTACGATTACTGTCACATCGGCCATGCCCGGGCCAACATCGTCTTTGACATCATCTACCGCTACCTTCGGTATGCCGGTTACGAGGTCAACTACGTGCGCAACTACACGGACGTGGACGACAAGATTATCAACCGGGCCAACGAGCGTGGCATCGACAGCCGAGAACTCGCCGAAGAGTTCATCCGGGCCTTCGACAAGGACATGGCGGCCCTCGGCCTCGACCTGCCGACCCACCAGCCGAAGGCGACTGAGCACATCCCGGAGATCCTCGCCATCATCGAAAAGCTCATCGACAAGGGGCTGGCCTACGCCTCTGGGGGAGACGTCTACTACGCAGTGGACAGCTTCCCCGGCTACCTGAAGCTCAGCGGGCGCAACATGGAGGAGATGCAGGCCGGAGCCCGCATCGCCCCCGGGGAGCAGAAGCGCAACCCCATGGACTTCGCCCTCTGGAAGGGGGCCAAGCCCGGCGAGCCAGCCTGGGAGTCCCCCTGGGGGTCGGGGCGCCCCGGGTGGCACATCGAGTGCTCGGCCATGAGCATGAAGTACCTCGGCGCATCCTTCGATATCCACGGCGGCGGCAAGGACCTCGTCTTTCCTCACCACGAGAACGAGATCGCCCAGAGCGAGGGGGCCAACGACAAACCCTTCGTCAAGTACTGGATGCACAACGGCTTCGTCAACGTCAACCAGGAGAAGATGAGCAAGTCTTTGGGCAACTTCTTCACCATCCGAGACATCCTCCAGAAATTCGACCCCGAGATCGTGCGTTTCTTCATCCTCTCGGCCCACTACCGCTCCCCCATCGACTTCTCCGACCAGAATCTCAAGGAAGCCCGGCAGGGACTGAGCCGCTTCTACGAGGGGCTGCAGACCGCCGCCGCGGCCGTTGACGGCTGCCCGGAGGGGGAGGCGACCTCGGACGAGGGGGCCCGGCTCGAGGCGAAGTTCCGCGAGGCGATGGACGACGACTTCAACACCGCTCTGGCCATTGGTCACCTCTTCGAGGGGGTGCGCGCCATGAACCGCATCGCCGCCACCAAGAAGTTCCGCAAAAAACCGGACCTTGTCTCCGCTGTGCGCGACCTGCACGACGCCCTGCTGCGCCTCGGCGCCGTCCTCGGCATATTCCTTTCCGACCCCGCCGGGTGGCTTCAGAAGCAGAAGTTCGCCGCTCTGGAGTCCCTCGACGTCACCGCGGAGGAGATCGACGCCCTCATCGCCGAGCGCCTGCAGGCCCGCGGGGAGAAGGATTTTGCCCGCTCCGACGAAATTCGCGACGGACTGGCGGCCAGGGGGATCGAACTCCTCGACAGCCCCGGGGGGACCGACTGGAAGGTGAAATAA